A single window of Streptomyces sudanensis DNA harbors:
- the nadC gene encoding carboxylating nicotinate-nucleotide diphosphorylase, with protein MSTPEEHPQPVDLPLLGTGAPAPARDAADGGCGEGCGCAAGPEGDEGYECGLDPALAEILAASGLDPVLVEDLAYRAIEEDLDGGVDVTTVATVPEDAVATADFTAREAGTVAGIHVAEAVLSIVCTDAFEVERHVLDGDRVEAGQKLLSVTTRTRDLLTGERSALNILCRLSGIATATRAWADALEGYRAKVRDTRKTTPGLRALEKYAVRCGGGVNHRMSLSDAALVKDNHVVAAGGVAEAFKAVREQFPDVPIEVEVDTLDQVREVLEAGADLILLDNFTPAETGEAVALVAGRAALESSGRLTLENAAAYAATGVDYLAVGALTHSSPILDIGLDLREARG; from the coding sequence ATGAGCACGCCCGAAGAACACCCGCAGCCCGTGGACCTCCCCCTGCTCGGAACCGGGGCGCCCGCGCCCGCCCGGGACGCGGCGGACGGCGGCTGCGGCGAAGGCTGCGGCTGCGCGGCCGGCCCGGAGGGCGACGAGGGGTACGAGTGCGGGCTCGACCCGGCGCTCGCCGAGATCCTCGCCGCGTCGGGCCTCGACCCGGTCCTCGTCGAGGACCTCGCGTACCGCGCGATCGAGGAGGACCTGGACGGCGGCGTGGACGTCACCACGGTCGCGACGGTCCCCGAGGACGCCGTCGCCACGGCGGACTTCACCGCGCGCGAGGCGGGCACGGTCGCCGGCATCCACGTCGCGGAGGCGGTGCTGTCGATCGTCTGCACCGACGCGTTCGAGGTCGAGCGGCACGTGCTGGACGGCGACCGCGTCGAGGCGGGCCAGAAGCTCCTCTCCGTCACCACCCGCACCCGGGACCTGCTGACCGGCGAGCGCAGCGCCCTCAACATCTTGTGCCGCCTCTCCGGCATCGCCACCGCCACCCGCGCCTGGGCGGACGCCCTGGAGGGGTACCGGGCGAAGGTCCGCGACACCCGCAAGACCACCCCCGGCCTGCGCGCCCTGGAGAAGTACGCCGTCCGCTGCGGCGGCGGCGTCAACCACCGCATGTCGCTCTCCGACGCGGCGCTGGTCAAGGACAACCACGTGGTCGCGGCGGGCGGCGTCGCCGAGGCGTTCAAGGCCGTGCGGGAGCAGTTCCCCGACGTGCCGATCGAGGTCGAGGTGGACACGCTCGACCAGGTCCGCGAGGTGCTGGAGGCGGGCGCGGACCTGATCCTGCTGGACAACTTCACGCCCGCCGAGACCGGGGAGGCCGTCGCGCTCGTCGCGGGCCGCGCCGCCCTGGAGTCGTCGGGCCGGCTCACCCTGGAGAACGCCGCCGCGTACGCCGCGACCGGCGTCGACTACCTCGCGGTGGGCGCCCTCACCCACTCCTCGCCGATCCTCGACATCGGCCTCGACCTGCGAGAGGCCCGGGGCTGA
- a CDS encoding type III pantothenate kinase has product MLLTIDVGNTHTVLGLFDGEEIVEHWRISTLTRRTADELAVVFQGLMGTHPLLGAELGDGIEGIAICCTVPSVLHELREVTRRYYGDVPAVLVEPGIRTGVPVLTHNPKEVGADRIVNALAAVELYGGPAIVVDFGTATTFDAVSPRGEYVGGAIAPGIEISVEALGARGAQLRRIEMTRPRGVIGKNTVEAMQSGIVYGFAGQADGIVDRMRRELVGPDGEPSDVTVIATGGLAPTVLGEARLIDEHEPWLTLIGLRLVYERNVPHM; this is encoded by the coding sequence ATGCTCCTCACCATCGACGTCGGCAACACCCACACCGTCCTCGGCCTCTTCGACGGTGAGGAGATCGTCGAGCACTGGCGGATCTCCACCCTCACCCGCCGCACCGCCGACGAGCTGGCGGTGGTGTTCCAGGGGCTGATGGGCACGCACCCGCTGCTCGGCGCGGAGCTGGGCGACGGCATCGAGGGCATCGCGATCTGCTGCACCGTCCCGTCCGTGCTGCACGAGCTGCGCGAGGTGACCCGCCGCTACTACGGCGACGTGCCCGCGGTCCTCGTCGAGCCCGGCATCAGGACGGGGGTGCCGGTCCTCACCCACAACCCCAAGGAGGTCGGCGCCGACCGGATCGTCAACGCGCTGGCGGCGGTCGAGCTGTACGGGGGCCCGGCGATCGTCGTCGACTTCGGCACGGCGACGACGTTCGACGCGGTCAGCCCGCGCGGCGAGTACGTCGGCGGGGCGATCGCCCCGGGCATCGAGATCTCCGTCGAGGCGCTCGGCGCCCGGGGCGCCCAGCTCCGCAGGATCGAGATGACGCGGCCGCGCGGGGTGATCGGGAAGAACACGGTCGAGGCGATGCAGTCCGGCATCGTGTACGGCTTCGCGGGCCAGGCCGACGGGATCGTCGACCGCATGCGGCGGGAGCTGGTCGGGCCGGACGGCGAGCCCTCCGACGTGACGGTCATCGCCACGGGCGGGCTCGCCCCGACGGTGCTGGGCGAGGCGAGGCTGATCGACGAGCACGAGCCGTGGCTGACGCTGATCGGGCTCCGCCTGGTGTACGAGCGGAACGTCCCCCACATGTGA
- a CDS encoding BlaI/MecI/CopY family transcriptional regulator, with product MPRQLGELEDAVMTRVWQWNRPVTVREVLEDLRKERSIAYTTVMTVLDNLHQKGWVRREVAGRAYRYTAVSTRAAYSAALMNEAWSLSDNPAAALVAFFGMMSPEQREALDDAIRITRRGTPEGRPEGPEGAARPERETPGKTSPRGEPPNAPTRHAASGTGTPRAGESAGQGDPGSAGGPADPQSAAERPGESPAGGFGGTAPQSAPRDTAAPSGETPGVPSRPFPA from the coding sequence GTGCCCCGCCAATTGGGAGAGCTCGAAGACGCCGTCATGACGCGCGTCTGGCAATGGAACCGTCCGGTCACCGTCCGGGAAGTCCTGGAGGATCTCCGCAAGGAACGGTCCATCGCCTACACCACGGTCATGACCGTGCTGGACAATCTCCATCAGAAGGGCTGGGTGCGGAGGGAAGTCGCCGGCCGGGCCTATCGATATACGGCGGTGTCCACGCGCGCGGCGTACTCGGCCGCACTGATGAACGAAGCGTGGTCGCTGAGCGACAACCCGGCAGCCGCGCTCGTCGCGTTCTTCGGCATGATGTCACCCGAGCAGCGGGAAGCACTCGACGACGCGATCCGCATCACCCGGCGCGGCACTCCGGAAGGAAGACCCGAAGGGCCGGAAGGCGCCGCGCGCCCGGAACGCGAAACCCCCGGAAAAACCTCCCCGCGGGGAGAACCCCCGAATGCGCCGACGCGGCACGCGGCTTCGGGCACCGGCACTCCGCGTGCCGGGGAAAGCGCGGGCCAAGGGGACCCCGGAAGCGCCGGGGGGCCCGCCGATCCGCAAAGCGCCGCCGAACGCCCCGGGGAAAGCCCGGCCGGCGGATTCGGCGGTACGGCTCCGCAAAGCGCCCCCCGGGACACCGCGGCGCCGTCCGGGGAAACCCCCGGGGTTCCTTCCCGCCCCTTCCCGGCC
- a CDS encoding amino-acid N-acetyltransferase — protein MPAVPPAVPPSPRPPERGRAGAVTVRRARTSDVPAVRRLVDPYVARGILLDKATVTLYEDIQEFWIAERDEDAAVVGCGALHVMWEDLAEVRTLAVDPDFRGAGVGRRVLGALLRTARRLGVRRVFCLTFEVDFFAKHGFVEIGETPVDGDVYGELLRSYDEGVAEFLGLERVKPNTLGNSRMLLHL, from the coding sequence ATGCCCGCCGTGCCGCCCGCCGTGCCGCCCTCCCCGCGACCGCCGGAGAGGGGCCGCGCCGGAGCCGTCACCGTCCGCCGCGCGCGGACCTCCGACGTCCCGGCCGTGCGCCGCCTCGTCGATCCGTACGTCGCCCGGGGCATCCTCCTCGACAAAGCGACCGTGACGCTTTACGAGGACATCCAGGAGTTCTGGATCGCCGAACGGGACGAGGACGCGGCCGTCGTGGGTTGCGGCGCGCTCCACGTGATGTGGGAAGACCTCGCCGAAGTCCGCACCCTCGCCGTCGACCCCGACTTCAGGGGCGCGGGCGTCGGCCGCCGGGTGCTGGGCGCGTTGCTCCGGACCGCCCGCCGGCTCGGAGTGCGCCGGGTATTCTGCCTCACCTTCGAAGTGGACTTCTTCGCCAAGCACGGCTTCGTCGAGATCGGTGAGACGCCCGTCGACGGAGACGTCTACGGCGAGCTCCTGCGTTCCTATGACGAGGGTGTGGCCGAGTTCCTCGGCCTGGAACGGGTGAAGCCGAACACCTTGGGCAACAGCCGGATGCTTCTGCACCTGTGA
- a CDS encoding histone-like nucleoid-structuring protein Lsr2, with protein MAQKVQVLLVDDLDGVEADETVTFALDGKTYEIDLTAANADKLRSLLEPYTKNGRRTGGRTAGGRGKGRAAAATGGSPDTAKIRAWAKENGYNVNDRGRVPAEIKQAYENANR; from the coding sequence GTGGCACAGAAGGTTCAGGTCCTTCTTGTCGACGACCTCGACGGTGTCGAGGCGGACGAGACCGTGACGTTCGCTCTGGACGGCAAGACCTACGAGATCGACCTCACCGCCGCCAACGCGGACAAGCTGCGTTCCCTGCTCGAGCCGTACACCAAAAACGGCCGGCGCACCGGTGGCCGCACCGCGGGCGGCCGGGGCAAGGGCCGCGCCGCCGCCGCGACCGGAGGCAGCCCGGACACCGCGAAGATCCGCGCCTGGGCCAAGGAGAACGGCTACAACGTGAACGACCGCGGTCGCGTGCCGGCCGAGATCAAGCAGGCGTACGAGAACGCCAACCGCTGA
- a CDS encoding ATP-dependent Clp protease ATP-binding subunit, translated as MFERFTDRARRVVVLAQEEARMLNHNYIGTEHILLGLIHEGEGVAAKALESLGISLEAVRQQVEEIIGQGQQAPSGHIPFTPRAKKVLELSLREALQLGHNYIGTEHILLGLIREGEGVAAQVLVKLGADLNRVRQQVIQLLSGYSGGKEAATAGGPAEGTPSTSLVLDQFGRNLTQAARESKLDPVIGREKEIERVMQVLSRRTKNNPVLIGEPGVGKTAVVEGLAQAIVKGEVPETLKDKHLYTLDLGALVAGSRYRGDFEERLKKVLKEIRTRGDIILFIDELHTLVGAGAAEGAIDAASILKPMLARGELQTIGATTLDEYRKYLEKDAALERRFQPIQVAEPSLPHTIEILKGLRDRYEAHHRVSITDEALVQAATLADRYISDRFLPDKAIDLIDEAGSRMRIRRMTAPPDLREFDEKIAGVRRDKESAIDAQDFEKAASLRDKEKQLLAAKAKREKEWKAGDMDVVAEVDGELIAEVLATATGIPVFKLTEEESSRLLRMEDELHKRVIGQKDAIKALSQAIRRTRAGLKDPKRPGGSFIFAGPSGVGKTELSKTLAEFLFGDEDAMISLDMSEFSEKHTVSRLFGSPPGYVGYEEGGQLTEKVRRKPFSVVLFDEVEKAHPDIFNSLLQILEDGRLTDSQGRVVDFKNTVIIMTTNLGTRDISKGFNLGFAAQGDVKTGYERMKAKVNEELKQHFRPEFLNRVDDTVVFHQLSQEDIIQIVDLMVAKVDERLKDRDMGIELSGDAKILLAKKGYDPVLGARPLRRTIQREIEDVLSEKILFGELRPGHIVVVDTEGEGAEKKFTFRGEEKAALPDVPPIEAAGGAGPNMSKDA; from the coding sequence ATGTTCGAGAGGTTCACCGACCGCGCGCGGCGGGTTGTCGTCCTGGCTCAGGAAGAAGCCCGGATGCTCAACCACAACTACATCGGCACCGAGCACATCCTCCTGGGCCTGATCCACGAGGGTGAGGGTGTCGCCGCTAAGGCCCTGGAGAGCCTCGGGATTTCGCTCGAGGCGGTCCGCCAGCAGGTGGAGGAGATCATCGGCCAGGGCCAGCAGGCCCCGTCCGGGCACATCCCCTTCACGCCCCGTGCCAAGAAGGTGCTGGAGCTGTCGCTCCGCGAGGCCCTTCAGCTCGGCCACAACTACATCGGTACCGAGCACATCCTGCTCGGCCTGATCCGCGAGGGCGAGGGCGTCGCCGCCCAGGTCCTCGTGAAGCTGGGCGCCGACCTCAACCGGGTGCGCCAGCAGGTCATCCAGCTGCTCTCCGGGTACTCCGGGGGCAAGGAGGCGGCCACCGCCGGCGGCCCCGCCGAGGGCACGCCCTCGACGTCCCTGGTCCTCGACCAGTTCGGCCGCAACCTCACCCAGGCGGCCCGCGAGTCCAAGCTCGACCCGGTCATCGGGCGCGAGAAGGAGATCGAGCGGGTCATGCAGGTGCTGTCCCGCCGCACCAAGAACAACCCGGTCCTCATCGGCGAGCCCGGCGTCGGCAAGACGGCGGTCGTCGAGGGTCTGGCGCAGGCCATCGTCAAGGGCGAGGTGCCCGAGACCCTCAAGGACAAGCACCTCTACACCCTGGACCTCGGCGCGCTGGTCGCCGGCTCCCGGTACCGCGGTGACTTCGAGGAGCGCCTGAAGAAGGTCCTCAAGGAGATCCGCACGCGCGGCGACATCATCCTGTTCATCGACGAGCTCCACACCCTGGTGGGTGCCGGTGCCGCCGAGGGCGCCATCGACGCCGCGTCGATCCTGAAGCCGATGCTCGCCCGCGGCGAGCTCCAGACGATCGGCGCCACCACGCTCGACGAGTACCGCAAGTACCTGGAGAAGGACGCCGCGCTGGAGCGCCGCTTCCAGCCCATCCAGGTCGCCGAGCCGTCGCTGCCGCACACGATCGAGATCCTCAAGGGCCTGCGCGACCGGTACGAGGCGCACCACCGCGTGTCCATCACGGACGAGGCGCTCGTCCAGGCGGCCACGCTGGCCGACCGGTACATCTCGGACCGCTTCCTGCCGGACAAGGCGATCGACCTGATCGACGAGGCCGGTTCCCGGATGCGCATCCGCCGGATGACCGCGCCGCCGGACCTCCGCGAGTTCGACGAGAAGATCGCCGGCGTCCGCCGCGACAAGGAGTCCGCGATCGACGCGCAGGACTTCGAGAAGGCCGCGTCGCTCCGCGACAAGGAGAAGCAGCTCCTGGCCGCCAAGGCCAAGCGGGAGAAGGAGTGGAAGGCCGGCGACATGGACGTCGTCGCCGAGGTCGACGGCGAGCTGATCGCCGAGGTCCTCGCCACCGCCACCGGCATCCCGGTCTTCAAGCTGACGGAGGAGGAGTCCTCCCGCCTGCTCCGCATGGAGGACGAGCTCCACAAGCGCGTCATCGGTCAGAAGGACGCCATCAAGGCCCTGTCGCAGGCCATCCGCCGTACGCGGGCCGGCCTGAAGGACCCCAAGCGCCCCGGCGGCTCGTTCATCTTCGCCGGCCCGTCCGGCGTCGGTAAGACCGAGCTGTCCAAGACGCTCGCCGAGTTCCTCTTCGGCGACGAGGACGCGATGATCTCGCTCGACATGTCGGAGTTCAGCGAGAAGCACACGGTGTCCCGCCTCTTCGGCTCCCCGCCCGGGTACGTGGGCTACGAGGAGGGCGGCCAGCTCACCGAGAAGGTGCGCCGCAAGCCGTTCTCCGTCGTCCTGTTCGACGAGGTCGAGAAGGCCCACCCGGACATCTTCAACTCCCTGCTCCAGATCCTGGAGGACGGTCGCCTGACCGACTCCCAGGGCCGGGTCGTGGACTTCAAGAACACGGTCATCATCATGACGACCAACCTCGGGACCCGGGACATCTCCAAGGGCTTCAACCTGGGCTTCGCGGCCCAGGGCGACGTCAAGACCGGTTACGAGCGGATGAAGGCGAAGGTCAACGAGGAGCTGAAGCAGCACTTCCGCCCCGAGTTCCTGAACCGCGTCGACGACACCGTCGTCTTCCACCAGCTCAGCCAGGAAGACATCATCCAGATCGTCGACCTGATGGTCGCCAAGGTGGACGAGCGCCTGAAGGACCGCGACATGGGCATCGAGCTCAGCGGTGACGCGAAGATCCTCCTGGCGAAGAAGGGCTACGACCCGGTGCTGGGTGCCCGTCCGCTCCGCCGGACGATCCAGCGCGAGATCGAGGACGTGCTCTCGGAGAAGATCCTCTTCGGCGAGCTGCGCCCCGGTCACATCGTGGTCGTGGACACCGAGGGCGAGGGCGCGGAGAAGAAGTTCACCTTCCGCGGCGAGGAGAAGGCGGCCCTGCCGGACGTCCCGCCGATCGAGGCGGCCGGCGGCGCCGGGCCGAACATGTCCAAGGACGCCTGA